In Streptomyces sp. NBC_01381, a genomic segment contains:
- a CDS encoding DUF418 domain-containing protein, producing the protein MTVETKNTGARTAKTGLRTAPRRAGVLPAERALAPDLARGLMLLFIVLSNTAFHLTAARHGPSGWQPVDGGWLDHAAQFTMITVLDLRIYPLFAFLFGYGMMRLFLRQTAAGTSERDAVRLLRRRSVCLIVIGLLHSTLLMAGDIIGFYGVVSLILGWLFLRRSDRALKWWIWIATAQFVLLAAQPVVSALLAGELGSLGDAGAEPGADAYAAGESSWVAAAGTRIGSGLFVTFAAAPLSLVGGAYVVFLLGFWAARRGVLENPGRHLPLLRWTAVIGIAVGWLGALPAALAHVGALDVPDDAQSEGGVLTMLRDATGNAAGLGYVAAVALFAHWWAGRESRGGTRALSAVTAVTAVTAVGKRSLSCYLAHSLLFAPVLAAWGLGLGEHLSSATMALFAVGVWLITVAGAYALERAGRRGPAETVLRRIMYRPGRGSA; encoded by the coding sequence ATGACGGTCGAGACCAAGAACACGGGTGCCCGCACCGCGAAGACGGGCCTTCGCACCGCGCCCCGCCGTGCGGGCGTGCTGCCCGCCGAGCGGGCCCTCGCACCCGACCTCGCGCGCGGGCTCATGCTGCTGTTCATCGTCCTGTCCAACACTGCGTTCCATCTGACGGCGGCCCGGCACGGTCCTTCCGGGTGGCAGCCGGTGGACGGCGGATGGCTGGACCATGCCGCGCAGTTCACCATGATCACCGTCCTTGACCTGCGCATCTATCCGCTCTTCGCGTTCCTCTTCGGGTACGGGATGATGCGGCTCTTCCTGCGGCAGACGGCGGCCGGAACCTCGGAGCGGGACGCGGTGCGCCTGCTGCGGCGGCGGAGTGTGTGCCTGATCGTCATCGGGCTGCTGCACTCCACCCTCCTGATGGCCGGGGACATCATCGGCTTCTACGGGGTGGTCAGCCTCATCCTCGGCTGGCTGTTCCTGCGGCGCAGCGACCGTGCGCTGAAGTGGTGGATCTGGATCGCCACCGCGCAGTTCGTGCTGCTGGCCGCCCAGCCCGTCGTATCCGCCCTGCTGGCAGGGGAATTGGGGTCACTCGGGGACGCCGGTGCCGAACCGGGCGCCGATGCCTACGCCGCCGGCGAGTCCAGCTGGGTGGCGGCCGCGGGGACGCGGATCGGCAGCGGGCTCTTCGTGACCTTCGCCGCCGCCCCGCTCTCCCTCGTCGGCGGCGCGTACGTCGTCTTCCTGCTCGGCTTCTGGGCCGCGCGCAGGGGCGTACTGGAGAACCCGGGCCGCCACCTGCCCCTACTGCGATGGACCGCAGTGATCGGCATCGCGGTGGGGTGGCTGGGGGCGCTGCCCGCCGCGCTTGCGCACGTGGGGGCGCTGGATGTCCCGGACGACGCGCAGAGCGAGGGCGGCGTCCTGACGATGCTGCGGGACGCGACGGGGAACGCGGCCGGGCTCGGATATGTGGCGGCGGTGGCGCTGTTCGCGCACTGGTGGGCGGGGCGGGAGTCCCGCGGGGGCACTCGGGCCCTGTCGGCCGTCACCGCCGTCACCGCCGTGACCGCCGTGGGCAAACGGTCCCTCTCCTGCTACCTCGCCCACTCGCTCCTCTTCGCCCCCGTCCTCGCGGCCTGGGGCCTCGGCCTGGGCGAGCACCTGTCGAGCGCGACGATGGCGCTGTTCGCGGTGGGGGTGTGGCTGATCACGGTGGCGGGTGCGTACGCGTTGGAGCGGGCGGGGCGGCGGGGCCCGGCGGAGACGGTGCTGCGCAGGATCATGTACCGGCCCGGGCGCGGCTCGGCCTAG
- a CDS encoding ABC transporter permease has product MSVALTADTSRGRLYWTLADSWNITRRYLTHYQRRPVYIAWQLGFPIISVLLYGFVFGEAMKVPGGGEDGDYKQFLMPGMFVMTMAFGFMNTAMGVVTDSTKGVIDRFRSMPMAPSAVASGRGLADLIVACAELTILALTALAIGWRSSAGLPQTLAAFGLLLLLRFSLIWVGVYLGLVVPTPEAAGGLYAVAFPLTMISSVFVAPSLMPDWLAPIAAWNPVSSTGTAARELFGNPGAGGASWVEQHAILMAVVWPLAVSLLFLPLAVRKFKQLSR; this is encoded by the coding sequence ATGAGCGTCGCACTGACCGCGGACACCTCGCGCGGGCGCCTCTACTGGACGCTCGCCGACTCCTGGAACATCACCCGCCGCTATCTCACCCACTACCAGCGCCGCCCGGTCTACATCGCCTGGCAGCTGGGCTTCCCGATCATCTCCGTACTCCTGTACGGCTTTGTCTTCGGCGAGGCGATGAAGGTGCCCGGCGGCGGCGAGGACGGCGACTACAAGCAGTTCCTGATGCCCGGCATGTTCGTGATGACCATGGCCTTCGGCTTCATGAACACCGCGATGGGCGTCGTCACCGACTCCACCAAGGGCGTCATCGACCGCTTCCGCTCGATGCCGATGGCGCCGTCGGCGGTGGCGTCCGGGCGCGGCCTCGCCGACCTCATCGTGGCCTGCGCCGAGCTGACGATCCTCGCCCTGACGGCGCTGGCCATCGGCTGGCGGTCGAGCGCGGGCCTGCCGCAGACCCTGGCGGCCTTCGGCCTCCTCCTGCTGCTGCGCTTCAGCCTGATCTGGGTGGGCGTCTACCTGGGTCTCGTCGTCCCGACCCCGGAGGCGGCGGGCGGCCTCTACGCGGTCGCCTTCCCGCTCACCATGATCTCCAGCGTCTTCGTGGCGCCGTCGCTGATGCCGGACTGGCTGGCGCCGATCGCCGCGTGGAACCCGGTGTCCTCCACGGGCACGGCGGCACGCGAACTGTTCGGCAACCCGGGCGCGGGCGGCGCGAGCTGGGTGGAGCAGCACGCGATCCTGATGGCGGTGGTGTGGCCGCTGGCGGTCTCGCTGCTGTTCCTGCCGCTGGCGGTAAGGAAGTTCAAGCAATTGAGCCGCTGA
- a CDS encoding SGNH/GDSL hydrolase family protein, which produces MLRFMFVGDSMTIGSAGEHTWRHRMWQHLRSSLGELGELGELGGEGFAVVGPRLTLHDKSTGEPTSHAYADGTDPAFPRNHLAGWGEGWLHMAPQIADAVTRDRPDVLLISLGLIDLGFYTNAEQTAENMRRFVAQARTANPHIRMVMLPVIPNVRARTDAPFAAEVARFNMLLAKAVADLDTGTSPLLLASSPASYDIDVDTYDGTHPNASGEHRLAGAFADAMHQAWGVGAPYGTTRPELLNSLTTG; this is translated from the coding sequence ATGCTCAGGTTCATGTTCGTCGGCGACTCGATGACGATCGGAAGCGCCGGGGAACACACCTGGCGCCACCGGATGTGGCAACACCTGCGGTCCTCGCTGGGCGAGCTCGGCGAGCTGGGCGAGCTCGGCGGCGAGGGCTTCGCCGTCGTGGGCCCGCGTCTGACGCTGCACGACAAGTCCACCGGCGAACCGACGTCGCACGCCTACGCCGACGGCACGGACCCCGCCTTCCCCCGCAACCACCTCGCGGGCTGGGGCGAGGGCTGGCTGCACATGGCGCCGCAGATCGCCGACGCGGTGACGCGCGACCGCCCCGACGTGCTGCTGATCTCCCTCGGCCTGATCGACCTCGGCTTCTACACGAACGCCGAGCAGACCGCGGAGAACATGCGCCGCTTCGTCGCTCAGGCCCGTACGGCCAACCCGCACATCCGGATGGTCATGCTCCCCGTCATACCGAACGTCCGGGCCCGCACGGACGCCCCGTTCGCGGCGGAGGTCGCCCGCTTCAACATGCTGCTCGCGAAGGCGGTCGCCGACCTCGACACGGGTACGTCCCCGCTGCTCCTGGCCTCGTCCCCGGCGTCGTACGACATCGACGTCGACACCTACGACGGGACGCACCCCAACGCCTCCGGCGAGCACCGCCTCGCGGGGGCGTTCGCCGACGCCATGCACCAGGCGTGGGGCGTGGGCGCGCCGTACGGGACGACGCGCCCAGAACTGCTCAACTCACTTACTACCGGCTGA
- a CDS encoding tetratricopeptide repeat protein: MGENTVSGGRQDAVVQADTVHNVTITSPPQSEESLPRYLRDSDRWPLTDEWEALAAGAHRARPGDDGSKLPPYVERDVDEVLREAVARGGLVVVVGDSTAGKTRASYEAVRAVLPGRRVVAPPPGGHLERAPEVVERAGVPCVVWLDDLERYLGPEGLEPDVLEDLVRLDVPVVATMRLKPYETFSLGQEDGIGSRVLRLAEVVDLNRLWSDEELSRAGDCDDSRIVDAVAHHGTYGIGEYLAAGPALLREWRHAWSAQGHPRGAALVSAAVDLTRTGLRGPYPQALLAELHDHYLAAAGGRVLRPEPLEEAFHWASRVRFGVTSLLVPMAEERWAAFDYLVDAAESAVPGWTWDGALGSAADEDDGFAIGVSAYRANEHSIAEAAWRPLVEASDMAAANNLANLLTEDGRTEEAEQLYRHAHNNGDPDATYNLAILLAETGRTDEAEHLYRHAHNNGHPNAAYNLAILLAETGRTDEAEHLYRHAHNNGHPNAANNLAILLAETGRTDEAEHLYRHAHNNGHPNAANNLAILLNKAGHTDEAEQLYRHAHNNGDPDATYNLAILLAETGRTDEAEQLYRHAHNNGDPNAAHNLAILLEESGRTDEAEALRRQIAEAEA; this comes from the coding sequence ATGGGGGAGAACACAGTCTCCGGTGGCCGTCAGGACGCAGTCGTCCAGGCCGACACTGTGCACAACGTGACCATCACGTCGCCGCCGCAGAGCGAGGAATCGCTCCCGCGCTATCTGCGGGACTCCGACCGCTGGCCGCTCACCGACGAGTGGGAGGCGTTGGCGGCGGGTGCGCATCGGGCGCGGCCCGGCGATGACGGGAGCAAGCTGCCGCCGTACGTCGAGCGGGACGTGGACGAGGTCTTGCGCGAGGCGGTCGCGCGGGGCGGCCTTGTCGTGGTCGTCGGCGACTCCACGGCCGGGAAGACGCGGGCTTCGTACGAGGCGGTGCGGGCGGTCCTGCCGGGGCGACGGGTGGTGGCGCCTCCGCCAGGCGGGCACTTGGAGCGGGCTCCAGAAGTGGTGGAGCGGGCCGGGGTGCCGTGCGTCGTGTGGCTGGACGACCTGGAGCGGTACCTGGGCCCGGAGGGGCTTGAGCCGGACGTACTCGAGGATCTCGTCAGGCTCGATGTCCCCGTCGTCGCGACGATGCGCCTCAAGCCGTACGAGACGTTCAGCCTGGGCCAGGAGGATGGCATCGGTTCGCGGGTGCTGCGGCTGGCCGAGGTCGTCGACCTGAACCGCTTGTGGAGCGATGAGGAGCTCTCTCGCGCCGGCGACTGCGACGACTCACGCATCGTGGACGCCGTTGCTCACCACGGGACTTACGGGATCGGGGAGTATCTGGCGGCGGGGCCCGCGCTGCTGCGGGAGTGGCGGCACGCGTGGTCGGCGCAGGGGCATCCGCGCGGCGCGGCGCTGGTTTCGGCGGCCGTCGACCTGACGCGCACGGGTCTGCGCGGGCCCTACCCGCAGGCACTGCTGGCCGAGCTGCACGACCACTATCTGGCTGCGGCGGGCGGTCGGGTGCTGCGACCCGAGCCCTTGGAGGAGGCCTTCCACTGGGCGTCGCGCGTGCGGTTTGGCGTGACGAGTCTGCTGGTACCGATGGCGGAGGAGCGGTGGGCGGCTTTTGACTACCTGGTGGATGCTGCGGAGTCGGCCGTGCCGGGATGGACATGGGATGGGGCGCTCGGCAGCGCTGCCGATGAGGATGATGGCTTCGCCATTGGGGTGAGCGCGTACCGGGCCAACGAGCACAGCATCGCTGAGGCGGCTTGGCGACCGCTCGTCGAGGCTAGCGACATGGCAGCCGCCAACAACCTCGCCAACCTCCTAACAGAGGACGGCCGTACCGAGGAAGCCGAACAGCTCTACCGCCACGCCCACAACAACGGCGACCCCGACGCCACGTACAACCTCGCCATCCTCCTCGCAGAGACCGGCCGCACCGACGAAGCCGAGCACCTCTACCGCCACGCCCACAACAACGGCCACCCCAACGCCGCGTACAACCTCGCCATCCTCCTCGCAGAGACCGGCCGCACCGACGAAGCCGAGCACCTCTACCGCCACGCCCACAACAACGGCCACCCCAACGCCGCCAACAACCTCGCCATCCTCCTCGCAGAGACCGGCCGCACCGACGAAGCCGAGCACCTCTACCGCCACGCCCACAACAACGGCCACCCCAACGCCGCCAACAACCTCGCCATCCTCCTGAACAAGGCTGGACACACCGACGAAGCCGAACAGCTCTACCGCCACGCCCACAACAACGGCGACCCCGACGCCACGTACAACCTCGCCATCCTCCTCGCAGAGACCGGCCGCACCGACGAAGCCGAACAGCTCTACCGCCACGCCCACAACAACGGCGACCCCAACGCCGCGCACAACCTCGCCATCCTGCTGGAGGAAAGCGGCCGCACCGACGAAGCCGAAGCCCTGCGCCGCCAGATCGCAGAAGCCGAGGCCTGA
- a CDS encoding ATP-binding cassette domain-containing protein yields the protein MDGNDYDRNDYAVRAEGLEKRYGEKKALDAFDLTVARGTVHGLLGPNGAGKTTAVRILSTLVRLDGGRAEVAGADVVRSPEAVRARIGLTGQYAAVDEVLSGRQNLEMFGRLFHLGGRRAARRAQELLEQFDLVEAADKSAGDYSGGMRRRLDLAASMILAPAVLFLDEPTTGLDPRGRLEVWDTVRKLVADGTTVLLTTQYLEEADKLASRITVIDQGRAIADDTPEGLKSTVGGSCLEVVVRDAADLSAAWTAVSRVADGVPQTNALERRVQADVTDRVGALTEVARTLQDQGIAIEDIGLRRPSLDDVFLRLTGHRAEPPAESPAEPLTDADAKHDEKDGVAA from the coding sequence ATGGACGGGAACGACTACGACCGGAACGACTACGCGGTACGGGCCGAGGGCCTGGAGAAGCGCTACGGCGAGAAGAAGGCCCTGGACGCCTTCGACCTCACGGTCGCGCGCGGCACGGTGCACGGACTGCTCGGGCCGAACGGTGCGGGCAAGACCACCGCCGTCCGCATCCTCTCGACACTGGTACGGCTCGACGGCGGGCGCGCGGAGGTCGCGGGCGCCGATGTCGTCCGCAGCCCCGAAGCCGTACGCGCCCGCATCGGCCTCACCGGGCAGTACGCGGCGGTCGACGAGGTGCTCAGCGGCCGGCAGAACCTGGAGATGTTCGGCCGCCTCTTCCATCTGGGCGGCAGGCGGGCGGCGCGCCGCGCCCAGGAACTCCTGGAGCAGTTCGACCTGGTGGAGGCGGCCGACAAGAGCGCGGGCGACTACAGCGGCGGCATGCGCCGCAGGCTCGACCTCGCCGCCTCGATGATCCTCGCGCCGGCCGTCCTCTTCCTGGACGAGCCGACCACCGGACTCGACCCGCGCGGACGCCTCGAAGTCTGGGACACCGTACGGAAGTTGGTCGCGGACGGCACGACGGTCCTGCTGACCACCCAGTATCTGGAGGAGGCCGACAAACTGGCGTCCCGGATCACCGTCATCGACCAGGGCCGCGCCATCGCCGACGACACCCCGGAGGGCCTGAAGTCCACGGTGGGCGGCAGCTGCCTGGAGGTCGTGGTGCGCGATGCCGCCGACCTGTCGGCGGCGTGGACGGCCGTGTCCCGCGTGGCCGACGGCGTACCGCAGACGAACGCCCTGGAACGCCGCGTCCAGGCGGACGTCACGGACCGGGTCGGCGCACTGACCGAGGTGGCGCGGACGCTCCAGGACCAGGGCATCGCGATCGAGGACATCGGCCTGCGCAGGCCGAGCCTGGACGACGTGTTCCTGCGGCTGACGGGACACCGGGCGGAGCCGCCTGCGGAGTCGCCCGCGGAGCCGCTGACCGATGCCGACGCGAAGCACGACGAGAAGGACGGAGTGGCGGCATGA
- the serC gene encoding phosphoserine transaminase, with translation MAEIQIPADIKPADGRFGAGPSKVRTEALDALAATGTSLLGTSHRQAPVKNLVGRVREGVRDLFSLPEGYEVILGNGGSTAFWDIATHGLIENKSQHLSFGEFSSKFAKASKLAPWLAEPTVIGSDPGTHPEPQAEAGVDVYAFTHNETSTGVAAPIKRVAGADAGSLVLVDATSGAGGLPVDIAETDVYYFAPQKSFASDGGLWIGVFSPAAIERAERIHASGRHVPEFFSLPTAIDNSRKNQTYNTPALATLFLLGEQLEWMNSQGGLEFTTGRTAASSRTLYGWAEESKYATPFVTDPAKRSQVIGTIDFADEIDAAAVAKALRANGIVDTEPYRKLGRNQLRVAMFPAIDPADIEALTKCIDYVIDKL, from the coding sequence GTGGCTGAGATCCAGATTCCCGCTGACATCAAGCCCGCCGACGGACGTTTCGGCGCGGGCCCCTCCAAGGTGCGCACGGAGGCGCTGGACGCCCTCGCCGCCACCGGTACCTCCCTGCTCGGCACCTCCCACCGCCAGGCCCCGGTCAAGAACCTGGTCGGCCGGGTGCGCGAGGGTGTGCGCGACCTCTTCTCCCTCCCCGAGGGATACGAGGTGATCCTGGGCAACGGCGGCTCCACCGCCTTCTGGGACATCGCGACGCACGGCCTGATCGAGAACAAGTCGCAGCACCTCAGCTTCGGCGAGTTCTCCTCCAAGTTCGCCAAGGCCTCGAAGCTCGCCCCCTGGCTGGCCGAGCCCACCGTCATCGGCAGCGACCCGGGCACGCACCCGGAGCCGCAGGCCGAGGCGGGCGTCGACGTCTACGCGTTCACGCACAACGAGACCTCGACCGGCGTCGCGGCCCCCATCAAGCGGGTGGCCGGCGCGGACGCGGGTTCCCTCGTCCTGGTGGACGCCACCTCCGGCGCCGGCGGCCTCCCCGTCGACATCGCCGAGACGGACGTCTACTACTTCGCCCCGCAGAAGTCCTTCGCCTCGGACGGCGGCCTCTGGATCGGTGTCTTCTCCCCGGCCGCCATCGAGCGCGCCGAGCGGATCCACGCGTCCGGCCGCCACGTCCCGGAGTTCTTCAGCCTCCCGACGGCGATCGACAACTCCCGCAAGAACCAGACGTACAACACGCCGGCGCTCGCCACGCTCTTCCTGCTCGGCGAGCAGCTGGAGTGGATGAACAGCCAGGGCGGCCTGGAGTTCACGACCGGCCGCACGGCTGCCTCCTCGCGCACGCTGTACGGCTGGGCCGAGGAGTCCAAGTACGCGACGCCGTTCGTCACGGACCCGGCCAAGCGCTCGCAGGTCATCGGCACGATCGACTTCGCGGACGAGATCGACGCCGCTGCCGTCGCCAAGGCACTGCGGGCCAACGGCATCGTGGACACCGAGCCGTACCGCAAGCTGGGCCGCAATCAGCTGCGCGTTGCCATGTTCCCGGCGATCGACCCGGCGGACATCGAGGCGCTGACCAAGTGCATTGATTACGTGATCGACAAGCTGTAG
- a CDS encoding PPOX class F420-dependent oxidoreductase, whose protein sequence is MSPASPALAPFVKQYTVLLTSHKKDGTGVGAPVSIVVEGDHAYVRTYAKAWKAKRMRRNPEVEIAPSTLRGAPTGPEIKARVRLLDQGGEENKHAAKLLRRKYPVLHGLFVPLTHKVTRDKTLHYEVRVLGE, encoded by the coding sequence ATGAGCCCAGCGAGCCCCGCCCTCGCCCCGTTCGTGAAGCAGTACACCGTCCTGCTCACGAGCCACAAAAAGGACGGCACGGGCGTGGGCGCCCCCGTCAGCATCGTCGTCGAGGGCGACCACGCGTACGTCCGCACCTACGCCAAGGCGTGGAAGGCCAAGCGGATGCGCCGCAACCCCGAGGTCGAGATCGCCCCGTCCACACTGCGCGGCGCACCGACAGGACCCGAGATCAAGGCACGGGTGCGGCTGCTCGACCAGGGCGGCGAGGAGAACAAGCACGCGGCGAAGCTGCTCAGGCGCAAGTACCCGGTACTGCACGGCCTGTTCGTCCCGCTCACCCACAAGGTCACGCGGGACAAGACGCTGCACTACGAGGTACGGGTACTGGGCGAGTAG
- a CDS encoding TetR/AcrR family transcriptional regulator: MTSTNGGDVQRTGSDITRSLDMLWGSGERPARGPKPGLTLERIVTEAVRLADAEGITAVSMRRLSTELGTGTMSLYRYVPGKADLLDLMLDRVYAPPEDPEGAEPWTGGWREGVEEYARETLVLYRRHPWLLQVNQARPVLGPGAVGGLDRTLSRIKPMGLTDPELIGVIVMTEGYVTGVARTQVHEIEAVRKTGLSDREFWEAQAPALDRIMRSGRYPALAGLSEDAFGADFDHFEFGLQRLLDGLDVLVARREGEQDAQRA, from the coding sequence ATGACGAGCACGAACGGCGGCGACGTCCAGCGCACCGGCAGCGACATCACCCGCAGCCTCGACATGCTCTGGGGCAGCGGCGAGCGCCCGGCGCGGGGCCCCAAGCCGGGGCTCACCCTGGAGCGGATCGTCACCGAGGCGGTGCGCCTTGCGGACGCCGAGGGCATCACCGCGGTCTCGATGCGCCGCCTGTCCACGGAGCTCGGCACCGGCACGATGTCCCTGTACCGCTACGTCCCCGGCAAGGCCGATCTGCTCGACCTGATGCTGGACCGCGTGTACGCGCCCCCCGAGGACCCCGAGGGCGCGGAACCCTGGACCGGCGGCTGGCGCGAGGGCGTCGAGGAGTACGCCCGCGAGACCCTCGTCCTCTACCGCCGCCACCCCTGGCTGCTCCAGGTCAACCAGGCCCGCCCGGTGCTCGGCCCCGGAGCCGTCGGCGGCCTCGACCGGACGCTGTCCCGGATCAAGCCGATGGGCCTGACCGACCCCGAGCTGATCGGGGTGATCGTCATGACCGAGGGGTACGTCACCGGGGTCGCCCGCACCCAGGTGCACGAGATCGAGGCGGTGCGCAAGACCGGCCTGTCCGACCGGGAGTTCTGGGAGGCGCAGGCCCCGGCCCTCGACAGGATCATGCGCAGCGGCCGCTACCCGGCGCTCGCCGGCCTCTCCGAGGACGCGTTCGGCGCGGACTTCGACCACTTCGAGTTCGGCCTGCAGCGGCTGCTCGACGGCCTGGACGTCCTGGTCGCCCGGCGCGAGGGTGAGCAGGACGCCCAGAGAGCGTGA
- a CDS encoding WD40 repeat domain-containing protein: MRSLRTSMGAMAAAAAGCLVLLGAAAPAAADDSHDGFTMKDPRIIESSGLAASRAHPGVYWTHNDQDKGGALLYAVDGKTGETVATITMTGVGKPRDVEAVSVGSDGNLYVGDIGDNLGGTWSHVWIYKLPEPKQLRDQTVRATQYTVKYEDGARDAEALMVHPKTGRIYIADKKEEGGALYEGPAQMSASGVNVFKRLGKTGLWTTDGAFSPDGKQLALRGYLGGVSYAWKGEGKMPAREGRLSVPLQGQGESVSYTLDGTTLMYGTEGEQGEVEPVEVEGAGGTAGSGGGSSGPDAGDGGGAGLDGDFKVGALALAVVVAAFLGLKRVLRRR; the protein is encoded by the coding sequence ATGCGTTCACTGCGTACTTCGATGGGTGCCATGGCTGCGGCCGCCGCCGGCTGCCTGGTCCTGCTCGGCGCCGCCGCTCCGGCCGCCGCCGACGACAGCCACGACGGGTTCACCATGAAGGACCCTCGCATCATCGAGTCCAGCGGCCTTGCCGCGTCCCGCGCCCACCCGGGCGTCTACTGGACGCACAACGACCAGGACAAGGGCGGGGCGCTGCTCTACGCCGTGGACGGCAAGACCGGCGAGACGGTCGCGACGATCACCATGACCGGCGTCGGGAAGCCACGCGACGTCGAGGCGGTCTCCGTCGGCAGCGACGGCAACCTCTACGTCGGCGACATCGGCGACAACCTCGGCGGCACCTGGTCCCACGTGTGGATCTACAAGCTGCCCGAGCCGAAGCAGCTCCGCGACCAGACCGTGCGCGCCACGCAGTACACGGTGAAGTACGAGGACGGGGCGCGCGACGCGGAGGCGCTGATGGTCCACCCCAAGACCGGGCGGATCTACATCGCCGACAAGAAGGAGGAGGGCGGGGCGCTGTACGAGGGGCCTGCGCAGATGTCCGCCTCCGGGGTCAATGTGTTCAAGCGGCTGGGGAAGACGGGCCTCTGGACGACCGACGGCGCCTTCTCGCCGGACGGCAAGCAGCTCGCACTGCGGGGCTATCTGGGCGGTGTCTCGTACGCCTGGAAGGGCGAGGGGAAGATGCCGGCGCGCGAGGGGCGGCTGAGCGTTCCCCTGCAGGGCCAGGGGGAGTCGGTGTCGTACACCCTGGACGGGACGACCCTCATGTACGGCACGGAGGGCGAGCAGGGCGAGGTCGAGCCGGTTGAGGTGGAGGGCGCGGGCGGCACCGCCGGTTCAGGCGGCGGAAGTTCGGGCCCGGATGCCGGGGATGGCGGGGGCGCCGGGCTCGACGGGGACTTCAAAGTGGGGGCGTTGGCCCTGGCCGTCGTGGTGGCGGCCTTCCTCGGCCTGAAGCGGGTGTTGCGGCGGCGCTGA